One Prolixibacteraceae bacterium DNA segment encodes these proteins:
- a CDS encoding putative porin, which produces MKFLNVILLIVLGACFTSTIVHAQEPYSSLDGPTSKETESHSESTDTISSYIETWHFDKSFTAKESAIMDTSLTHFHQRRLDQKHNIYVQNTGNQGTAYQSYSFFERDMSEDRFQFLKNFKSFISLPSSIVYYNTTTPYTLLDYSQWWNNRPKQQMTFHVIHTQNITPDLNFALDYDYNDSDGRYVNQSSKDHAFSFAMNYEKERYKGYFSFSQNKVTQQENGGLLHSSDIHNSDLKPEGYVVWMSGSQNVIKDFNVSYNQKYDLGKWEEVKEKDGVYETFVPKISLMHTIQYRDDSKSYTETEANPSYTNKSNEIFYYYGEDATFNLSDSRTDDVAKERVLTNLFQMKFLEDSTRKYTFSKRAFLGIDLMNEKLPKADKVQTPEGLQWIPGVLNSENLYNLYVGGEVSRENGKFWSWNLGGKYYVSGYRSQDFSLYGTMSKPIRTSKDTSFLTLNAKMSLTTPNYYMNDYMSNHYSWDNNFDKTYNLSLHVKYEKPSNHFVVGADMAFINNFVYYGTKIAPEQANSEFSVLSLHLQKDFHFGPLVIENQLVYQKSSSDSYIHLPSFVFRNSTYLNGNIYPVLQGQIGVDTYFATKYYADSYSPSLNQFYLQNDEKIGGYPVCDLFLSLKLKRVRLFMKYAFVNQLWGNTDYFTSPNYPIQPALLSFGASWSFYD; this is translated from the coding sequence ATGAAATTTTTAAATGTCATATTGCTTATTGTTTTAGGAGCTTGTTTCACTAGTACAATTGTACATGCCCAAGAACCCTATTCTTCATTAGATGGACCAACCTCAAAAGAAACTGAGAGTCATTCCGAATCTACTGATACTATCTCGTCGTATATTGAAACATGGCATTTTGATAAGTCTTTTACAGCTAAAGAATCTGCCATCATGGACACTAGCTTGACACATTTTCATCAAAGACGATTAGATCAAAAGCATAATATTTATGTCCAGAATACAGGAAATCAAGGAACTGCTTATCAGTCATATTCTTTTTTTGAAAGGGATATGTCAGAAGATCGCTTTCAGTTTTTAAAGAATTTTAAATCGTTTATTTCGCTTCCATCGTCGATAGTATATTATAATACTACGACTCCGTACACTCTTTTGGATTATTCACAATGGTGGAATAATAGACCAAAACAGCAGATGACTTTTCATGTTATTCATACGCAAAATATTACTCCTGATCTGAACTTTGCATTAGATTACGATTATAATGATTCAGATGGTCGTTATGTAAATCAGAGTAGTAAAGATCATGCATTCTCTTTTGCAATGAATTATGAGAAAGAAAGATATAAGGGATATTTTAGTTTTTCACAAAATAAAGTTACCCAGCAAGAGAATGGTGGGTTATTACACTCTAGTGATATACATAATTCCGATTTAAAACCGGAGGGTTATGTTGTTTGGATGAGTGGAAGTCAAAATGTTATAAAGGATTTTAATGTCTCTTATAATCAAAAGTATGATCTAGGTAAATGGGAAGAGGTGAAAGAAAAAGATGGAGTATACGAGACGTTTGTTCCCAAGATCTCTTTGATGCATACCATCCAATATCGTGATGATTCTAAAAGCTATACAGAAACGGAGGCAAATCCCTCATATACCAATAAATCAAATGAGATTTTTTACTATTATGGTGAAGATGCAACTTTCAACCTTTCGGATAGTAGAACTGATGATGTTGCCAAAGAGAGAGTTCTAACGAACTTATTTCAAATGAAATTTTTAGAAGATAGTACACGTAAATATACATTTTCGAAAAGAGCCTTCTTGGGTATAGACCTGATGAATGAAAAGTTACCCAAGGCAGATAAGGTGCAAACTCCTGAGGGCCTACAGTGGATTCCAGGGGTATTAAACAGTGAAAATTTATATAATCTTTATGTAGGAGGAGAGGTTTCAAGAGAGAATGGCAAATTCTGGTCCTGGAATCTTGGAGGAAAGTATTATGTCTCAGGTTATCGATCGCAGGATTTTTCTCTTTATGGTACGATGTCTAAACCAATTCGAACATCTAAAGACACCTCATTCTTAACACTGAATGCTAAGATGAGCCTTACGACTCCCAATTATTATATGAACGATTATATGTCGAATCATTACTCATGGGATAATAATTTTGATAAAACTTATAACCTATCATTACATGTAAAATATGAGAAGCCATCGAATCACTTCGTAGTAGGAGCAGATATGGCGTTTATAAATAATTTTGTTTATTATGGTACTAAGATAGCGCCAGAACAAGCGAATAGTGAATTTTCTGTATTGTCGTTACACTTACAGAAGGATTTCCACTTTGGACCATTGGTTATAGAGAATCAATTGGTTTATCAGAAGAGTAGCTCTGATAGCTACATTCATTTACCGTCTTTTGTATTTAGAAATAGCACTTATTTAAATGGAAATATATACCCTGTACTTCAGGGACAGATCGGTGTTGATACCTATTTTGCAACAAAGTATTATGCAGATAGTTATTCTCCATCGTTGAATCAATTCTATCTACAAAATGATGAGAAAATTGGAGGATATCCAGTTTGTGATCTTTTTCTCTCGCTAAAATTAAAGCGAGTGAGACTATTTATGAAATATGCTTTTGTTAACCAATTATGGGGGAACACTGATTATTTTACATCACCAAATTATCCAATTCAACCTGCACTATTGTCTTTTGGCGCCTCATGGAGCTTTTATGACTAG
- a CDS encoding transporter substrate-binding domain-containing protein yields the protein MRSYIKHLILMLFIFASCKGDKNLQKEVGQAQRDAAIKELENIQANGTLKVVIDYNSINYFIYRGLPMGFQYDILHLLADDMDVDLDIRVSNNLRESYDLLESRSVDIVAKNLTITKSLKSKVLFTYPMMSSRQVLVQPKPHGWEKMDSTTLEKSLIRDVRDLADKTVYVQKNTAYFRRLNSLSDEIGEDINIVTDSIHGVEQLIGMVAKGDVPMTVCSEEVARLNHAYNPNIDISTPVSFTQDMAWAVRKTSTALNEYVSKWLLDFSKTRKYRRLYTKYYTSSRSKRYTANVSNAIHDNRLSAYDELIKEASKNIRWDWRLVASVVYQESNFNPEAESWAGAVGLMQLMPETADRYNVEDLTNPAENIHAGTRYLGWLDSYFKDQIDDPNERIKFVLASYNIGLGHILDARRLANKYGKDMNIWDNNVAPFLLKKSLSKYYKDPVVKWGYCRGTETTNYVEEVVDRYQSYSNLLLPS from the coding sequence ATGAGATCGTATATCAAGCATTTGATATTGATGTTGTTTATTTTCGCTTCATGTAAGGGCGATAAAAACTTACAAAAAGAAGTTGGTCAGGCACAAAGAGATGCTGCCATCAAAGAGCTTGAAAATATTCAAGCGAACGGAACCTTAAAAGTAGTGATTGATTATAATTCAATAAACTATTTTATCTATAGAGGTTTGCCTATGGGCTTTCAATACGATATTCTACATTTATTAGCCGATGACATGGACGTAGATTTAGATATTCGTGTAAGTAACAATCTACGAGAATCATATGATTTATTAGAGAGTAGATCTGTGGATATTGTTGCAAAAAATCTTACCATTACAAAGTCCTTAAAATCAAAAGTTTTATTTACTTATCCAATGATGTCCAGTCGACAAGTATTAGTCCAACCAAAACCTCATGGGTGGGAAAAGATGGACAGTACTACTTTGGAAAAATCATTGATTCGTGATGTGCGAGATCTTGCAGATAAGACTGTTTATGTTCAGAAAAACACAGCCTATTTTCGTCGTTTAAATAGTTTGTCTGATGAGATAGGTGAAGATATCAATATTGTCACTGATTCTATTCATGGAGTAGAGCAGTTAATTGGCATGGTTGCTAAGGGAGATGTGCCGATGACAGTGTGTAGTGAGGAAGTGGCACGCTTGAATCATGCTTATAATCCAAATATTGATATTTCAACACCAGTGAGTTTTACACAAGATATGGCATGGGCTGTTCGTAAAACTTCAACAGCATTAAATGAGTATGTTAGTAAATGGTTGTTAGACTTTTCTAAGACTCGTAAGTATCGACGTCTGTATACAAAGTATTACACATCGAGTAGATCGAAGCGATATACTGCAAATGTGTCTAATGCAATTCATGACAATAGACTTTCTGCATATGATGAGCTAATCAAAGAGGCAAGTAAGAATATTCGATGGGATTGGCGTCTTGTTGCATCTGTTGTTTATCAAGAGTCTAACTTTAATCCAGAGGCCGAGTCGTGGGCTGGGGCTGTTGGATTAATGCAGTTGATGCCTGAAACGGCAGATCGTTATAATGTGGAAGATTTAACCAATCCAGCAGAGAACATTCATGCCGGAACTCGATACTTAGGGTGGCTTGATAGTTATTTTAAGGATCAAATAGATGATCCTAATGAAAGAATCAAGTTTGTTTTGGCTTCTTATAATATCGGTTTAGGGCATATTTTAGATGCTCGTAGACTAGCGAACAAATATGGTAAGGATATGAATATATGGGATAATAATGTTGCTCCATTTCTTCTAAAGAAGTCATTGAGTAAATATTATAAAGATCCTGTTGTGAAGTGGGGCTATTGTAGAGGTACGGAAACAACTAATTATGTAGAAGAGGTTGTTGATCGTTACCAAAGTTACTCGAACTTGCTTCTTCCTTCTTAA
- a CDS encoding CoA pyrophosphatase, with amino-acid sequence MDSSNTLNNLRHQIKYNLPGKDAQLKMLPYVRELKPLGSHIETKESAVLILLWIDHSCKICIIKRNSKMRNHAGQYALPGGKFDPLEDTTLEETALRETFEEVGVSLSRKQMIGSLSRIYIPVSAFYITPYIAFIGHQHPSFNANPDEVEEVVEIPLETLFNSKGSMEVDIKGKKVTVPCYNYNETKIWGATAMILSELEAIWHSINKTKG; translated from the coding sequence ATGGATAGTAGTAACACATTGAATAACCTAAGACATCAAATTAAATATAATCTTCCTGGCAAAGATGCACAGCTTAAGATGCTACCATATGTCAGAGAACTTAAACCCCTTGGAAGTCATATTGAAACAAAGGAGAGTGCCGTTCTAATTCTCCTATGGATAGACCATTCATGTAAAATATGTATCATTAAACGTAATTCTAAAATGCGTAACCATGCGGGACAATACGCACTCCCAGGAGGAAAGTTTGATCCTCTAGAAGATACAACATTAGAGGAGACAGCCCTTAGAGAAACATTTGAAGAAGTTGGAGTCTCTTTGAGTAGAAAACAGATGATAGGTTCATTATCTAGAATCTATATTCCCGTAAGCGCTTTCTATATCACCCCATATATCGCTTTTATTGGACACCAACACCCTTCATTTAACGCAAATCCAGATGAAGTGGAAGAGGTTGTTGAGATACCTTTAGAAACGCTTTTTAATTCGAAAGGAAGCATGGAAGTAGATATCAAAGGCAAAAAAGTTACAGTCCCTTGTTACAATTATAATGAGACTAAAATATGGGGAGCAACAGCAATGATATTGTCTGAATTAGAAGCAATATGGCATAGTATTAATAAAACAAAAGGGTGA
- a CDS encoding ABC transporter permease translates to MKKLRYEFILAKKLFFSKDQKHHFSKNIINFAIAGISIGIIVIILAVSITIGFKKEVKDKVVGFGSHIQLLNYSTSNSYDNIPILSDEDWVALVNSLPNVKHIETFATKPGIIHTGKEIEGIVLKGLDKDHQWNFFKEHLIQGKVLDLNKDKATNGIMISQIIADRMMLKEGDPIRMYFMKQAQAVPQMRKFIIKGIFSTSLTEFDKAFALVDIRQIQHLNKWAPNQVSGFDITLHDFNNLDETNYRIQDIILNYKENVPTIRPVSITQKYREIFDWLNLIDMNVWVILGLMIAVAGFNMVSGLLILILERTQMIGILKAVGAQNKSIRKLFLYITGLLITKGLFWGNAIALILCFIQKKFGIIPLDKSSYYVDTVPIELNFTYLIILNVATLIITLIMLIIPSMVISRISPDKAIKFD, encoded by the coding sequence ATGAAGAAACTTAGATATGAATTTATTCTTGCAAAGAAACTCTTCTTTAGTAAAGATCAAAAACATCATTTTAGTAAAAACATTATAAACTTTGCTATTGCAGGAATCTCAATCGGAATTATTGTGATCATTCTTGCTGTCTCCATTACGATTGGGTTTAAAAAAGAGGTAAAAGATAAGGTCGTTGGATTCGGATCTCATATACAATTATTGAATTATAGCACAAGCAACAGTTATGATAATATCCCAATCCTCTCCGATGAAGATTGGGTCGCTCTCGTTAATTCTCTTCCGAACGTCAAACACATAGAGACATTTGCCACAAAACCGGGAATAATCCATACAGGGAAAGAGATTGAAGGAATTGTACTAAAAGGATTAGACAAAGATCACCAGTGGAACTTTTTTAAAGAACATCTAATTCAAGGGAAAGTGTTAGATCTAAATAAAGATAAGGCTACGAATGGAATTATGATCTCTCAAATAATTGCAGATCGGATGATGTTAAAAGAGGGAGACCCTATCCGAATGTACTTTATGAAACAAGCACAAGCTGTCCCACAAATGAGAAAATTTATTATTAAAGGTATTTTCTCTACTTCCCTTACTGAATTTGACAAAGCATTTGCTTTAGTCGATATTCGTCAAATTCAACATCTAAACAAATGGGCTCCAAATCAAGTTAGTGGTTTTGATATCACCCTACACGATTTTAATAATCTAGATGAAACAAACTACCGTATTCAAGATATCATACTAAACTACAAAGAGAATGTTCCTACCATACGACCTGTCAGTATCACACAAAAATATAGAGAGATATTCGATTGGCTCAACTTAATTGATATGAATGTTTGGGTCATTCTAGGATTGATGATTGCTGTGGCTGGTTTTAATATGGTATCTGGACTTCTAATACTTATTCTCGAAAGAACTCAAATGATCGGAATTCTAAAAGCGGTAGGAGCTCAAAACAAAAGTATTCGTAAATTGTTCTTATACATAACAGGACTTCTTATTACGAAAGGTCTTTTCTGGGGTAATGCTATTGCACTTATTCTCTGTTTTATCCAGAAAAAATTTGGAATAATTCCTCTAGATAAAAGCTCTTACTACGTTGATACAGTCCCTATAGAACTTAATTTCACTTATCTAATAATTCTAAATGTGGCAACTCTAATCATTACACTGATAATGCTTATCATTCCTTCGATGGTTATCTCTAGAATTTCACCAGATAAAGCAATAAAATTTGACTAA
- a CDS encoding flippase-like domain-containing protein, with the protein MRKIILKTLKYILFLTFGIGIFYYIYKDFDFNTIKQQLNNNFNYWWIIVAMCMTILSHFIRALRWNLVINNDIRSVSLSNSFKSIMSGYFMNLIIPRMGEVTRCATIAKKEKVTFSEALGTVVTERIIDMIMLLSLTLLVILSQTKKLTTFLSQHPDITNRWENITSSNWSIPIGIILISLFGWISYKILISERLKKISIIQNFIQGIISIQKMKNPFLFVIYTIAIWGLYFLMDYVSFFAFDFTNHLSVMAGITVFVFGSYGMVAPVQGGIGPWHFMTVEALALYGIDQSNGLMFALIVHTAITFITFAVGGICTLLITFSKPNSKQIK; encoded by the coding sequence TTGAGAAAGATAATTCTGAAAACCCTTAAATACATTCTGTTTCTTACTTTTGGTATCGGAATCTTCTACTATATTTATAAAGATTTCGATTTCAACACGATAAAACAACAGTTAAACAATAACTTCAATTATTGGTGGATTATTGTGGCAATGTGCATGACGATATTAAGTCATTTTATACGTGCACTGCGGTGGAACCTTGTGATAAATAATGACATCCGAAGCGTATCGTTATCGAACTCTTTTAAATCTATTATGTCAGGGTATTTCATGAACCTTATCATCCCAAGAATGGGAGAAGTTACTCGTTGTGCTACCATTGCAAAAAAAGAGAAAGTAACATTCAGCGAAGCACTTGGCACTGTTGTTACTGAGAGAATTATTGACATGATTATGCTTCTCTCATTAACATTACTTGTGATCCTATCCCAAACAAAGAAGTTAACAACTTTCCTTTCTCAACATCCAGACATAACAAACAGATGGGAAAATATAACTTCCAGTAATTGGAGCATTCCTATAGGTATTATTTTGATTTCATTATTTGGTTGGATATCCTACAAAATACTCATATCTGAACGATTGAAAAAAATCTCTATTATACAGAATTTTATTCAGGGGATCATATCCATTCAAAAGATGAAAAATCCTTTCTTATTTGTCATCTACACCATTGCCATTTGGGGCTTATACTTCTTAATGGATTATGTCTCATTCTTTGCTTTCGATTTCACAAATCATTTAAGTGTGATGGCTGGAATAACGGTATTTGTTTTTGGAAGTTATGGAATGGTAGCGCCTGTACAAGGAGGGATCGGACCTTGGCACTTTATGACAGTAGAAGCACTTGCACTATATGGAATAGATCAAAGCAATGGCTTAATGTTTGCATTAATCGTTCACACTGCAATCACATTCATAACCTTTGCTGTTGGAGGTATTTGTACACTTCTTATCACCTTTTCAAAACCAAATTCAAAGCAGATAAAATGA
- the rsmA gene encoding 16S rRNA (adenine(1518)-N(6)/adenine(1519)-N(6))-dimethyltransferase RsmA, which produces MSQVRAKKNLGQHFLTDLNIARRIVDSVQHREVSKVLEVGPGMGVLTQYLIGDDFPKVYPVEIDVESVVYLKEHYPILSDRIYDGDFLKMDFKAFSNEPIVVVGNFPYNISTQIYFKILENRDQVVESVGMIQKEVAERICSSHGSKIYGILSVLLQAFYDVEYLFTVGENVFNPPPKVKSAVIRITRNSNESLPCDEALFYRVVKAIFNQRRKAIRNSLKSVCANVSDLDTEMLQRRPEQMSVSDFIELTCMVEKLIAK; this is translated from the coding sequence ATGTCGCAGGTAAGAGCAAAGAAGAATTTAGGTCAACACTTCTTGACCGATTTGAACATTGCAAGAAGGATTGTAGATAGTGTTCAGCACCGTGAGGTGTCAAAGGTTTTGGAGGTCGGACCAGGTATGGGTGTTCTAACCCAATATCTTATTGGTGACGATTTCCCAAAGGTGTATCCTGTTGAGATTGATGTTGAGTCTGTTGTCTATTTAAAGGAGCATTATCCCATTCTTTCGGATAGAATTTATGATGGAGACTTCCTGAAAATGGATTTTAAGGCCTTTTCGAATGAACCTATTGTTGTGGTAGGTAATTTTCCATATAATATATCGACACAGATATATTTTAAGATATTAGAAAATAGAGATCAAGTTGTTGAATCTGTTGGAATGATACAGAAAGAGGTGGCAGAACGTATCTGTTCTTCTCATGGATCAAAAATTTATGGAATCCTGTCGGTTTTGTTGCAAGCCTTTTATGACGTGGAGTATCTATTTACAGTGGGAGAGAATGTTTTTAATCCACCACCAAAAGTAAAATCAGCTGTTATTCGTATCACTCGAAATTCTAATGAGTCGTTACCGTGTGATGAAGCACTATTTTACCGTGTTGTAAAGGCCATATTTAACCAAAGAAGAAAGGCCATTAGAAATAGTTTAAAATCGGTTTGTGCAAATGTGTCAGATCTTGATACCGAGATGTTACAGCGACGACCTGAACAGATGAGTGTCAGTGATTTTATTGAACTGACTTGTATGGTCGAAAAACTTATAGCAAAATAG
- the purH gene encoding bifunctional phosphoribosylaminoimidazolecarboxamide formyltransferase/IMP cyclohydrolase, with amino-acid sequence MNRLKSIRKALISVFDKTNLEPLVKQLASQNVEIFSTGGTQKFIESLGIPVTAVEDLTSYPSILGGRVKTLHPKVFGGILSRRDLESDQQEVSQYEIPFIDLVVVDLYPFEETVASGATEAEIIEKIDIGGISLIRAAAKNFKDVTIVSDRSQYEDLVALLQKQDGATTLGDRKAFATKAFSVSSHYDTAIHEFFATDDSDALRISHNQRKSLRYGENPHQKGSFYGDFDAIFDQLHGKEISYNNLLDIDAALNLIDEFESTTFAILKHNNACGCASRDNLKEAYQMALSSDPVSAFGGILISNKEVDLETAEEVTKLFFEVIIAPSYAEDALKVLSTKKNRIILVRKEAETSTKQFRSVLNGMLVQDKDTKKESSEDLTLVTKKAATQSEIKDLLFANRLVKQTKSNTIVLAKDDMLISSGVGETSRVDALKQAIDKAKNFGFDLNGVVMASDAFFPFADCVEIACKEGIKCVIQPGGSIRDKDSVQYCDTNDMTMVMTGFRHFKH; translated from the coding sequence ATGAACCGTTTAAAAAGTATTCGTAAAGCGTTAATATCTGTTTTTGATAAGACGAACCTTGAGCCCCTAGTTAAGCAATTAGCATCACAAAATGTAGAGATTTTTTCTACAGGTGGAACCCAAAAATTCATTGAGTCTTTGGGCATTCCAGTGACTGCAGTTGAAGATTTGACTTCATATCCATCGATTTTAGGTGGAAGAGTAAAGACATTACATCCTAAAGTTTTTGGTGGGATTCTTTCACGTCGTGATTTAGAGAGTGACCAACAAGAAGTTTCGCAATATGAGATCCCTTTTATTGACCTAGTTGTAGTGGATCTTTATCCTTTTGAGGAGACTGTAGCAAGCGGAGCTACCGAAGCTGAAATTATTGAGAAAATTGACATTGGAGGAATATCTTTAATACGAGCTGCTGCAAAGAATTTCAAAGATGTAACAATCGTTTCGGATAGAAGTCAATATGAAGATTTGGTTGCTTTGTTACAAAAACAAGATGGAGCAACGACTTTAGGGGATAGAAAAGCGTTTGCCACTAAAGCATTTTCTGTTTCTTCGCACTATGATACTGCGATACACGAATTTTTTGCTACCGATGACTCTGATGCGTTGAGAATTTCACATAATCAAAGAAAATCTTTAAGATATGGTGAGAACCCTCATCAAAAGGGATCATTCTATGGTGACTTTGATGCAATATTTGATCAACTACATGGTAAAGAGATCTCATATAACAATTTATTAGATATTGATGCCGCACTAAACTTGATTGATGAGTTTGAATCTACTACCTTTGCAATACTAAAGCATAACAATGCATGTGGATGTGCATCTAGAGACAATTTGAAAGAAGCTTATCAAATGGCATTATCTAGTGATCCAGTTTCTGCCTTTGGAGGTATTTTAATCTCAAATAAAGAGGTTGATTTAGAGACTGCTGAAGAGGTGACCAAATTGTTCTTTGAGGTGATAATTGCACCTTCATATGCAGAAGATGCATTAAAAGTGTTGTCTACTAAGAAGAATAGAATTATCTTAGTACGCAAAGAAGCTGAAACTAGTACAAAACAGTTTCGTTCTGTCCTAAATGGTATGCTTGTTCAGGATAAAGATACTAAAAAAGAGTCTTCTGAAGATCTTACTTTAGTAACAAAAAAAGCAGCCACTCAGAGCGAGATTAAAGATTTGCTTTTTGCCAATAGATTGGTAAAACAGACAAAATCGAATACTATTGTCCTTGCTAAAGATGATATGTTGATTAGTAGTGGTGTTGGGGAAACTTCGCGTGTTGATGCTTTGAAACAAGCGATAGACAAAGCGAAGAATTTTGGATTTGATTTGAATGGTGTTGTGATGGCTTCGGATGCTTTCTTTCCATTTGCCGATTGTGTTGAAATTGCGTGTAAAGAAGGTATAAAGTGTGTTATTCAACCAGGAGGATCTATTCGTGATAAAGATTCCGTACAGTACTGTGATACAAATGATATGACAATGGTAATGACAGGTTTCAGGCATTTTAAACATTAA
- a CDS encoding rod shape-determining protein, with protein sequence MGIFSFLTQEIAIDLGTANTIIIHNDKIVVDEPSIVTMNTKTDAMEAIGERARQMQGKTHSNLRTIRPLRDGVIADFDAAEQMIRGMIKMIPRRSRFFSPSLKMVVCIPSGSTEVEKRAVRDSSQHAGGREVYMIYEPMAAAIGIGIDVEAPEGNMVVDIGGGTTEIAVISLGGIVTNKSIRIAGDDLTADIMEYMRHQHNIKIGERTAEDIKINVGAALTELEEPPQDYIVQGPNQMTALPVEIPVSYQEIAHCLEKSISKIETAILSALEQTPPELYADLVNKGIYLAGGGALLRGLDKRLSDKINIPFHIAEDPLRAVARGTGIALKNVDRFKFLES encoded by the coding sequence ATGGGGATTTTCTCTTTCTTAACTCAGGAGATAGCAATTGACTTAGGTACAGCAAATACGATTATCATTCATAATGATAAGATTGTAGTTGACGAACCTTCTATTGTTACAATGAATACCAAGACTGATGCGATGGAAGCCATTGGCGAAAGAGCTCGTCAGATGCAAGGTAAAACGCATTCAAACTTAAGAACTATTCGTCCGTTGCGTGATGGGGTGATTGCAGACTTTGATGCTGCCGAGCAGATGATCAGGGGAATGATAAAGATGATTCCTCGTAGAAGTCGCTTTTTTTCTCCCTCTCTTAAGATGGTGGTTTGTATCCCTTCAGGAAGTACTGAAGTTGAAAAACGTGCGGTACGTGACTCATCACAACATGCTGGTGGACGTGAGGTTTATATGATTTATGAACCGATGGCTGCTGCAATAGGTATTGGAATTGATGTAGAAGCTCCTGAGGGAAATATGGTAGTGGATATTGGAGGTGGTACAACTGAGATTGCTGTTATTTCTCTTGGTGGTATCGTGACCAATAAGTCTATACGTATTGCTGGAGACGATCTGACTGCAGATATTATGGAATATATGCGTCATCAACACAATATTAAAATAGGAGAGAGAACAGCTGAAGATATTAAAATTAATGTAGGAGCTGCCTTAACAGAGCTTGAAGAGCCACCACAAGATTATATTGTCCAAGGTCCGAATCAGATGACTGCTTTACCAGTAGAAATTCCTGTGTCGTATCAAGAGATAGCACACTGTTTGGAGAAATCGATCTCAAAGATCGAAACAGCCATATTGAGTGCATTGGAACAAACTCCTCCAGAGTTGTATGCTGACCTTGTAAACAAGGGTATCTATCTTGCTGGAGGTGGTGCATTGCTTCGTGGTCTTGATAAGCGTTTGTCTGATAAAATCAATATTCCTTTTCATATTGCAGAGGATCCTCTACGAGCAGTTGCTCGAGGAACAGGTATTGCATTGAAAAATGTTGATAGGTTTAAGTTCCTAGAAAGCTAG
- the mreC gene encoding rod shape-determining protein MreC: MKNLINFLIKYHFGFLFLFLELLAFLMIVNFNDYHRYSFLNSSNVVTGSIFSMVDGVKEYGYLSKENKRLVNENARLKEMLLHFQSQSNILQDTLVMHSDSSIIYEMRNAKVINNSIDRSYNYMTLNKGVNDGLQVDQGVINDQGVVGVVTAVSDHYSVVISLLNKHFKLSSKIKKNSYFGSLSWDGSSFMHAKLNEIPFHVDIQEGDTIVTSGYSSIFPEGIPVGVISTFEKKGGSNFYNIDVRLSTDFKELGYVNIINYKTKEERLKLEDKE, translated from the coding sequence GTGAAGAACCTAATTAATTTTTTAATAAAATACCACTTTGGATTTCTATTTCTATTTCTAGAACTCCTTGCTTTCCTGATGATTGTCAATTTTAATGACTATCATCGTTACTCTTTTTTGAATTCTAGTAATGTAGTCACAGGATCGATCTTCTCTATGGTTGATGGGGTCAAGGAGTATGGTTATTTATCGAAGGAGAATAAACGTTTGGTAAATGAAAATGCTCGGCTTAAGGAGATGTTGTTACATTTTCAATCCCAATCGAATATATTACAAGATACTCTCGTCATGCATTCAGATTCATCTATTATCTATGAGATGAGAAATGCAAAAGTTATCAACAATAGTATTGATAGAAGTTATAATTATATGACCCTAAATAAAGGGGTTAATGATGGCTTACAAGTTGATCAAGGGGTTATTAATGACCAAGGGGTTGTGGGAGTTGTTACTGCGGTATCTGACCATTATTCCGTTGTAATATCTCTACTAAATAAACATTTCAAGCTGAGTTCAAAGATTAAGAAGAATAGTTATTTCGGATCATTGTCTTGGGATGGAAGTTCGTTTATGCATGCAAAACTTAATGAAATTCCATTTCATGTTGATATTCAAGAGGGAGATACCATTGTAACGAGTGGCTACTCTTCTATCTTTCCTGAAGGGATTCCTGTCGGTGTTATTTCTACTTTTGAGAAAAAAGGGGGAAGTAACTTTTATAATATTGATGTACGTCTATCTACCGATTTCAAGGAGTTAGGGTATGTGAATATCATAAATTATAAAACGAAGGAAGAGAGACTAAAATTGGAGGATAAAGAATGA